From a region of the Lentimicrobiaceae bacterium genome:
- the buk gene encoding butyrate kinase, whose product MTLGIVLVINPKNTSSKIAVYKDSKLCFLKTIKYTDEQLAACGSIPGQLEMRKNAILQELKDNDINVNKLQIVVARGGLIKPVKSGVYEVNEQMREDLMKGIMGMHATNLGGLIAADIAALTNAKAIIADPVVVDEMDDVARISGHPLFKRKSIFHALNQKVVARKYAKSINRKYEDLNLLVVHAGGGGISVGAHKQGNVVDVSQAFDGDGPFSMERTGTLPAGDLIRMCFSGKYAEKELMDLVTAKGGLYAYLGTTSLNTIDKRIADGDKDASFIMYAMAYQLAKEIGAMCTVLDGKPDAIILSGDLFHYSYFTQNLIKKVEKIATIAIYPDEDEVDALAMNAIGVMKGEIEVLQYKS is encoded by the coding sequence ATGACACTCGGTATCGTTCTGGTTATCAACCCTAAAAACACATCTTCGAAAATTGCAGTTTACAAAGACTCCAAACTTTGTTTTCTAAAAACCATAAAGTATACCGATGAGCAACTTGCAGCATGCGGCAGCATTCCCGGGCAACTCGAAATGCGCAAAAATGCCATCCTCCAGGAGCTAAAGGACAATGACATCAATGTGAACAAGTTACAGATTGTTGTCGCCAGAGGAGGGTTAATAAAACCTGTAAAATCAGGCGTATATGAAGTCAATGAGCAAATGCGTGAAGATTTGATGAAAGGAATTATGGGGATGCATGCAACCAATCTCGGAGGTCTGATAGCTGCAGATATTGCTGCATTGACCAACGCCAAAGCTATTATAGCCGACCCCGTAGTTGTTGACGAAATGGATGATGTTGCCCGCATCTCAGGTCACCCGCTTTTCAAGAGAAAGTCAATATTTCACGCCCTTAATCAAAAGGTAGTAGCCCGCAAATATGCCAAATCAATCAACCGTAAATATGAAGACCTCAACCTGTTAGTTGTTCATGCCGGCGGCGGCGGTATTTCAGTGGGTGCTCATAAACAAGGAAATGTTGTAGATGTGAGCCAGGCATTTGATGGAGATGGTCCTTTTTCAATGGAACGTACAGGTACTTTACCTGCCGGAGATCTCATCCGGATGTGCTTCAGCGGAAAATACGCTGAAAAAGAACTTATGGATTTAGTAACAGCCAAAGGCGGCTTATACGCTTATCTTGGAACCACCAGCCTGAATACCATTGATAAACGGATTGCCGACGGCGATAAAGATGCTTCTTTTATCATGTATGCCATGGCCTATCAATTAGCCAAAGAAATTGGAGCCATGTGTACCGTGCTCGACGGAAAACCCGATGCCATTATTCTATCCGGCGACCTTTTCCATTACAGCTACTTTACACAAAATCTCATCAAAAAAGTTGAAAAAATTGCCACTATAGCCATTTACCCCGACGAAGATGAAGTTGACGCACTGGCCATGAATGCAATTGGTGTTATGAAAGGTGAAATTGAAGTGCTGCAGTATAAATCCTGA
- a CDS encoding GAF domain-containing protein, whose translation MDAKKKEGRYNRLYQQIDELLKKSPDQQAMMATVSAILYNKMDYFFWCGFYRKDGNRLIVGPYQGPAACQILEGRGVCLAAVEQQRVIVVDDVHSFPGHIACDSRSLSEIVIPVKNIAGEITGVLDVDSKELASFDDIDALYLQKIVDLLQL comes from the coding sequence ATGGACGCAAAAAAGAAAGAAGGCAGATACAACAGACTTTATCAGCAAATTGACGAACTGCTTAAGAAAAGTCCCGATCAGCAGGCCATGATGGCTACTGTTTCAGCTATCCTTTATAACAAGATGGATTATTTTTTCTGGTGCGGTTTTTACCGAAAAGACGGAAACCGATTGATTGTAGGGCCTTATCAGGGACCAGCCGCCTGCCAGATACTTGAAGGAAGGGGTGTTTGTCTGGCAGCTGTTGAACAACAGCGGGTTATCGTTGTGGATGATGTACACAGTTTTCCCGGTCACATCGCCTGTGATTCAAGATCTTTAAGTGAGATTGTAATCCCGGTAAAAAACATAGCAGGTGAAATTACGGGGGTACTCGATGTTGATAGTAAAGAGCTGGCTTCTTTCGATGATATAGATGCGCTGTATCTTCAGAAAATTGTTGATCTTCTTCAACTATGA
- a CDS encoding O-antigen ligase family protein, whose amino-acid sequence MKKEKGMNANQSISKKWTSDSYNPFVVLVVVAYILLPTYTPVMMALDSNGPKFFALSLLNILVFLSFLFTGYFHEYPTYLKSFLRRPVIISYLGFLFIALLSFTQSISWPESVLQFSKIFSVFSAIINLSVIFMRDKRFIRAIIIAMSILLLAESLVVFYHILKFTLGEIKEISEIKTVYSNKNILGSALFVKMAFALWLLIYEHGRLKTLGWVSLFAGLLATFFMATRAFYLGTLALIFIFCVIQLSNYIRFRKRSTLHLTGLFLAAVILAFGFFSLVQTKLYPKSNHSRHTQAVVDQLATLEDIEKAGSGRLDGWLWSWKMLYENPWLGVGTGNWKIVELKYEHQQKPGFSLLYKAHNDFLETAAETGIFGFVFYSGILAFSVFSFVYIYRRRKPSEEVQSLLVLASAGTAFYCVDAFFNFPADRTEIQVLLAIFVSVGVASAYWYSKDLLSTVGEANVKVNVHKKTVNRIAIVLLMLIQAGVTGVLYMNVLSLRAQNLVFPEIKGGQLRQSSEKMMDAFPAIPAISAWGESIQVVKSRYLIVDKKYDEAFHLLIHDHSNPYDPRRENFLAWMYEVKNMPDSSMYYLHRAYTMKPNHYKYLKNVNIYLVNEGRHAEALTNLQKYLKDNPKNPDAWIDATDIWLRADSLDRAFETIELAKNELPDQIKIAEKRKSVYAEKFQKPFIPLFEKAMQQYNQKKYTEAYHLISEFIGHVNDYAEAYSLRAFTNLFLKNYKACISDADSALLLGKQNPSIINIKGISFLNLGQKDEACMLFKKAKDLGDKSGESNYKKHCDITLQKN is encoded by the coding sequence ATGAAAAAAGAAAAGGGAATGAATGCCAATCAAAGCATTTCAAAGAAATGGACTTCCGATTCTTATAATCCTTTTGTGGTTTTGGTGGTGGTGGCCTATATTCTATTGCCTACCTATACACCTGTTATGATGGCACTCGATTCGAACGGTCCTAAGTTTTTTGCCTTATCATTGTTGAACATTCTGGTATTTTTAAGCTTCCTTTTTACCGGTTATTTTCACGAGTATCCGACCTACCTAAAATCATTTTTGCGCAGACCTGTGATAATTTCTTACTTAGGTTTTCTGTTTATTGCCCTGTTATCCTTTACACAATCTATAAGTTGGCCTGAGTCTGTTTTGCAGTTTTCAAAGATATTCAGTGTTTTCTCTGCTATCATTAATCTATCGGTAATTTTTATGCGCGATAAGCGTTTTATCAGAGCTATCATTATAGCTATGTCAATTCTTTTACTGGCCGAATCCCTGGTTGTGTTTTATCATATTTTAAAATTCACATTAGGCGAAATAAAAGAGATTTCGGAAATAAAGACAGTATATTCCAATAAGAATATTCTTGGGTCGGCTTTGTTTGTGAAAATGGCATTCGCTCTTTGGTTGCTGATATATGAGCATGGCAGACTGAAGACTCTGGGCTGGGTTTCATTATTTGCCGGTTTGCTGGCTACTTTCTTTATGGCCACCCGGGCGTTTTATTTGGGCACTTTAGCCTTGATTTTTATCTTTTGTGTTATTCAGCTTTCAAATTATATTCGCTTTAGAAAGCGTTCAACACTTCATTTAACAGGTCTTTTTCTGGCGGCAGTAATTCTTGCGTTTGGTTTTTTCTCTCTGGTACAAACAAAACTTTACCCCAAGAGCAACCATTCGCGACATACACAGGCTGTTGTTGACCAGTTGGCTACACTTGAGGATATTGAAAAGGCAGGCAGTGGTCGTTTAGACGGGTGGCTTTGGTCGTGGAAAATGCTTTATGAAAATCCTTGGCTGGGTGTGGGTACCGGAAACTGGAAAATTGTAGAATTAAAGTACGAACATCAGCAAAAGCCAGGATTTTCATTGCTCTATAAAGCACACAATGATTTTCTGGAAACAGCAGCCGAAACAGGTATTTTCGGATTTGTTTTTTATTCAGGTATTCTGGCTTTTTCTGTTTTTTCCTTTGTATACATTTATCGTCGGCGCAAGCCTTCTGAAGAGGTGCAGTCGTTGCTGGTACTGGCATCTGCCGGTACAGCTTTTTACTGTGTGGATGCTTTTTTTAATTTTCCGGCCGACCGAACAGAAATCCAGGTGTTATTGGCCATTTTTGTTTCGGTTGGAGTAGCTTCCGCTTATTGGTACAGCAAGGATTTGTTAAGTACAGTTGGTGAAGCAAATGTAAAAGTAAACGTCCATAAAAAAACAGTAAATAGAATTGCCATAGTCTTATTAATGTTAATTCAAGCAGGAGTTACCGGGGTGTTGTATATGAATGTGCTTTCGCTGAGGGCGCAAAATCTGGTATTTCCTGAGATCAAAGGCGGACAATTGCGGCAAAGCTCTGAAAAAATGATGGACGCATTTCCGGCAATACCTGCCATCAGTGCCTGGGGTGAATCAATACAGGTGGTTAAGTCAAGGTATTTGATTGTGGATAAAAAGTATGATGAAGCATTTCATTTGCTGATTCATGATCATTCCAATCCATACGATCCGAGGCGTGAGAACTTTCTCGCGTGGATGTATGAAGTAAAGAACATGCCTGATAGTTCGATGTATTATCTCCATCGTGCTTATACGATGAAGCCTAATCACTATAAATATTTGAAGAACGTCAATATATATCTGGTAAACGAAGGAAGGCATGCAGAAGCTTTGACCAATTTACAGAAATACCTGAAAGATAATCCAAAGAATCCAGATGCCTGGATAGATGCGACTGACATATGGCTCAGAGCCGATTCGCTTGACAGGGCATTTGAAACGATAGAACTGGCAAAAAATGAATTGCCCGATCAAATAAAAATCGCTGAAAAGCGAAAATCAGTGTATGCTGAAAAGTTCCAGAAACCCTTTATTCCTTTATTTGAAAAGGCGATGCAACAATACAATCAAAAGAAATATACTGAAGCATATCATCTTATCAGTGAGTTTATTGGTCATGTGAATGATTATGCTGAAGCTTACAGTTTGCGTGCTTTTACCAATTTATTTCTTAAAAATTATAAGGCTTGTATTTCTGATGCAGACAGTGCTCTGTTGTTGGGGAAACAAAATCCGTCCATCATCAACATTAAAGGGATTTCATTTTTGAACCTGGGACAAAAAGATGAAGCATGCATGCTATTTAAAAAAGCCAAGGACCTGGGCGATAAATCAGGGGAAAGCAATTACAAAAAGCATTGCGATATAACATTGCAGAAAAATTAG
- a CDS encoding magnesium transporter CorA family protein: MIETIKLGTLKWHHILDPTDEDLQFLKDDFHFHPLDIEDCRSRTNQRPKIDIYDDYYFLILHFPYFDRWNRFLKVKEVKIFWGSDYIITIGKSHWVVKNLFNSGREPEDNYQVRQVGTSDALLYKILEHLMLESLSLISKLGVEVELINRDLFNKKAEKTIERISLTRKNIILVNTVFKPQLRLFHKFESGDIEGYAENMEEYWGNILDYYQKIWDMTEDYQEIVEGLSKTFDSLQTNRTNEIMKVLTLISSILLPLTFIASLYGMNVGLPLQSNPYSFLLLMIFMVTLAGSMIFLFKRKRWM; encoded by the coding sequence ATGATTGAAACCATTAAACTAGGTACACTAAAGTGGCATCATATACTTGACCCCACCGATGAGGATCTGCAATTTCTGAAAGACGATTTCCATTTCCATCCACTTGATATCGAAGACTGCCGCAGCCGCACCAACCAGCGACCAAAGATTGATATTTACGATGATTATTACTTTCTTATTTTACATTTTCCTTACTTTGACCGATGGAATCGCTTTTTAAAAGTGAAGGAGGTCAAGATTTTCTGGGGAAGCGATTATATCATTACAATTGGCAAATCGCACTGGGTGGTTAAAAACCTGTTTAACAGCGGCCGCGAACCTGAGGATAATTATCAGGTAAGGCAAGTGGGTACCAGTGATGCTCTTTTATATAAAATACTTGAACATTTGATGCTTGAATCCCTCTCGCTTATTAGTAAGCTTGGCGTGGAGGTGGAACTTATAAATCGCGACTTATTCAATAAAAAAGCTGAAAAAACCATCGAAAGAATCTCACTTACCAGAAAGAATATCATCCTGGTAAATACTGTTTTTAAGCCTCAGCTAAGGCTTTTCCATAAATTTGAATCGGGCGACATCGAAGGCTATGCTGAAAATATGGAAGAGTACTGGGGAAATATCCTTGACTATTATCAGAAAATATGGGATATGACCGAAGATTACCAGGAAATTGTGGAGGGTTTAAGTAAAACTTTTGATTCATTGCAGACTAACAGAACCAATGAAATCATGAAAGTACTGACACTGATTTCTTCCATTTTGCTTCCGCTGACTTTTATTGCAAGTCTTTATGGCATGAATGTAGGTTTACCACTGCAAAGTAATCCCTATTCTTTTTTACTGCTCATGATTTTTATGGTCACTTTGGCCGGGTCTATGATCTTTCTCTTTAAACGTAAACGGTGGATGTGA